In Brassica napus cultivar Da-Ae chromosome C2, Da-Ae, whole genome shotgun sequence, the sequence GTTTTGTCCAATTTCGATTGCTTACAGTATTTTAACCTTCTTATCATTACACAAGGCGGAAAGAGAGGGaacaataaagaaaaagaaactgaCCCGAGCAATGTAGGGTTCTGCATCAGTTCGTTTGAGGAAATGCATAGAGTGACGTGCGAAATTTGTTGTCTTGTCACTCATCACAATTCCTTCGTCGATATCTCCCACAACTCTGACCTTAATGTACGGATCCTTTGGAGGCACCATATCCTTCAAGAAACAGCAAATACAACAGAATAATTGATTACTCTTGTGTTGTAGTACAGCCCaccaagtaaaagaaaaaaaattcaaaattctttGAGGGTGGAAAGAGTGCTTGCTTACGACATTCAAATCGATTCCTGCTTTCCCCATGTAGGATTTGATAGCAGCGGAATGGTTCTTGAAGTACTCCTTCTCGAGTGTGGTGAGCTTCTCTTGGATCTCAGGTGGAAGTTCGAGTCCTACTCTCCACCCCAAATCACGCACAATGTCGGCTCTATTGTGCCTGAACACAGCGGCACCAATATCATTCGTTACAAACTGTGAGGAGAGTCTCTGGAACTTGTCAAGTGAAATATCACTTACACATAGGCCATGAGGCAGCGTTTGTTGCGGATCAAAGAAAGGTGATGAACGAGTGCTCCATAGTAGTCAGCGTTTCTATTGTTCTGAACATCCAACCCTTCTTGTTCCATTTTCCTGGTAAGTGGAAACATCATCAGCCTCAAGACTTTGTTGGGCATCCATTTTTTGGACAAAGAGAGGGAGATACCTCATGAGAGACTGGATGAGACGTTGATTCTGCCTGCATTCTTCGATTGTCTCATCAAAGAGCTTGCTCTGACAGAATaccaaataataataagtaGTGACTTTTTCCCCTTTTGCTTAAACGAAACAGAGCATTCACATTTCATCTAGCATTCATTGTATCCTATAGCTTTCACATTTCACAAGATAagctaatattttgaaatcaaactGAAAATGGCTGAGTAAGATGAATTTTGGTGAGCATAGAAAATGGGGGAGGGCTTACATTGAAAGGTTTGAGCTGACCCTTCTCTCCACTCGCAAAATCCTTAACCAGCTGATACCCTTTTCTCCCGTACATGTTGAATCCGTCCTTGTGTTTTAATTTCTGAGAGCAAACATCTATTCAGGCAATTCATCAAACATCTGGCGTGCTTTCAAACAAAACCCAACAAAAAGAAACGAAAACCGCAGAACTACAAaacttatatttatgtatatgttttatatgtGCGAATCGAATCTAGCCGGTTGAAATGGTTCCGTCATATCGCCGATTTAAACggataaacccaaaaaaaaaaaagaggatttAAAAGCATTATGGATCAAAGACATACCCACTATATCATTCCGGATGAATCTGCAACGGAACAGCTCTCGCGGCGGCGGTCAGTCAATTCcagaattaacaaaatataatctaatCAGTTACTATAAttctcttcttttattttaaaagggTTGTGGGAATTTTTGGCGGGGTGGTTCAGATGGTTTTGAGATTTAGCgccactttttttttatttctttataatctataacaataaaatagacTGATGATGTttatcacgaattctagttcgaaAACCCATCACATTGGCGAGATTTGTACGAATATCagtagaatacgtgagatccacatatgaacttttgttgtcttctccttgttgaaaatctaaaatatcaaattgagtgtatccatctcaTTCGTGTTTTACTATCATATTATAGAGTATGATATATGCCTTCATAATCCTCCCAATTTCGACTTTATCCCAAAAAGTgatggatttttaacaatgacAAATCAAGCTTgtaagactccaaaagcacgcatGACATTTTTttggacagcttcttgatgTCGAGCAAATAAAATTGCTTTCGGCCCTTATGGAATTGGaatagattgaataaaagttacccatttcggataaataccatcagtGAGATAATAAGCTAAATGatattctcttccattgacagatAAAGTCACTTGAGGAGCTTAATCTTTTAtcatgtcatcaaaaacaggtgagcgatcaagaacgtTGATATCATTTAAGATACCTGGAAGTCCAAAAAACGCAAGCCATATCGAGAAATCATATGAAGCtaccgcctctaaaacgattgtgggTTTTCCTGAACCACGTGAATATTGCATTTTCCAATGGTGGGATAATTCTTCCACTCCTAATGCATACAATAGATGCTTTATACCATCCCGAGAAATCCACGATGCTCTCCAAtatcaagtagacgttgaagatcatcaggtgttggtcttcttatgtactcatcgccgaacaaatatattattcctTCTACAAAATTTTCCAAACATGACCGAGTAGTAGTTGCACTGAGCCGAATATATTCGTCAACCGTATCAGCCACAATACCATATGCCAATACACGAATAGCTGATGTACACTTTGGAAGTGTATAGAGACCAAGCCTTCCaagatcatctttttttttatcgaaagaattgaacttcattggagagtcgatcaacaatatACATGAACAATGACTTGTTCATTTTAAATCGTCGTTGGAATAAATTTACAGGATATgttggagtttcactgaaaCAATCATTTCATAAACGTATATGGCATTCTTCACGagttctttcgataaaaacttattttttcctTGCCTTcctttcatcttcttgatcaccATAATCAATGAACAAATTCTCAAACGTTTGATCAAAATTTTCATCAGCTGATCCCTCAAAAGCGTTATGGGAAAAATATGTCATATATGTGTGGAAATTGTTTTGGATTTTGATGAAAGAAGTgaataaaagaaaacacatgAGAAGGAGAATGAAAAACAGAGAAAGAGGAAgagatattatttataaaacttgtGTTGTCTAACTTattgaaagaaaaacaatatgtGATACAACACTACAACTACAAGAatacaaaatttacaaattttacaAATGTGACTGATGACACAAGTGATTAATGGCCTGGACACaagaatacaaaataaaatttcaagaaCTGCTCCATTCTTTCACTCTTTTAAGACCTTAAAATACAATAACTTATGAAATACAATAACTCCATGACATAACCAAAACAAGAAACACAAACTGAAAATACAACAAACAATAACTTCTGAGCTGAAATacaacaaacaacaaacaaacacataTATTAAGCAACACGAACTTGACAcctaaaatagagaaacttaAACAGGCGATCCATCTTCTTCTTAGActtaaacttaaaataattagaCAACAAGTCATTAATGAGTTTCTTCTTTAGAGCTCTTCATATTCAGATagtggttcttttttttttttgctattagCCTGTCAAGTAGACCCATCTTtgacaacatttctttcatagCCAAATCCTGTTGTTTAATGGACCACATACTCTAAGACAGCGCCTTCCCATATGCCATCATCTTCTTACCATGGCCCTTTGCTGCTTTAACACTAGAGAACGATTGGTTCATTGATCAGTTTCAGCAGCCTTGGTTTCATTTGCGTGAGAGCTTGATGATTGTGCACCGTCCTTACACTTCCTCCTTTTAGAGCTTCCATCGGTTTTAGAAGTAGAAAGATCACACCATTTCTGGTCATTGCGCAGCTCCTTCCAAGCATATTCAAGGTTAAATTTCTTATTATGGTTGTTGAAGAAGATTTCATGAGCTAGTTTGAgaacatcattctcattttgaCCGCTACTTTTCTCTCTGGTTACAGCTTCATACGATCCACAAAACTTGCAGACAATGTCATTGATCTTGTGCCAACGTTACTTACATTTACTTGGCTCTCTGTGTTCATGACATGTAACCTTCGGACTTGCCGCAAAGTAGGCGGCAATTCTTTTCCAGAAAGCACTAGATCTTTGCTCATTCTCTACAACATGATCTTTGCTCGTGTTTAACCACGAATTGATGAGCACTACATCATCTGTTGGCATCCATTTCTTTCATTCTCTAAGCTATGCACAAGTGTCTGCacaaaagtttgaatttttagTACATTGACTGCCAAATATAGGAACTTGTGATGAAGATAGTTCGATACTATCTTGTACTAAACCAAAAACATTATCTTGTTGACTATTAAGAAGTTCAACAAAATTTGACGTGTGTCTATATAGATTAGAATCCATCCgaatatgtcaaaaaaaaagagaaagaaaagaacaatCTTTATCACATGATAAAAAAGAGAGGAAGGAATGTGTTTAGTAGATGGAAGAGAAGAACAAAGTTTAAAagatgataagaaaaaaaagaaggtatGTGTTTAATAGATGGAAGAGAAGATGAACCAACCAAATTGACTTGACATATATCTAAGACATTCATCACAACCAACCAAATCGACTTGACAAATATCTAACACATTCATCACACTACACCATCGTCGTATATCTAACCATAACATCTATTTATTACTTAACACAACCATAATCTAACATTAACCAAAACATTTATTACCGACAATTCAATTCAGACCAGAATCAAAATCAATTCATTTCAGACAAGAATCAAAATCAACATCAATCTGAACACAATAAAAAAGCACCAACaaatataaacaatatttttaaaaaactttaatcAATTGAACAAATCCGAGAGAAATGTTTTATTTGTATTGCAATTGTAGTCCTTTTGTTTGACGAACCTTGCTCATGTCTCATGATCCATCCATCTTAAGACACAAAGATAGAAACACATCAAAAAGAATCACATGACTTATATATTAAGTTGAGAAGTACGAGACAGAAACCAACACAAGAGAATCGAATTATACAAACGAGATATGCTTCATACAAACGAGATGCAAATATCTATCAATTAAAAATCAGATCTTCCTAAGCAAGAGAAAATCATCTCAAATTGATCAAAACCGTTATTGATTCTAAAGAATCTAGATCATG encodes:
- the LOC106423009 gene encoding probable DNA replication complex GINS protein PSF1 — encoded protein: MYGRKGYQLVKDFASGEKGQLKPFNSKLFDETIEECRQNQRLIQSLMRKMEQEGLDVQNNRNADYYGALVHHLSLIRNKRCLMAYVHNRADIVRDLGWRVGLELPPEIQEKLTTLEKEYFKNHSAAIKSYMGKAGIDLNVDMVPPKDPYIKVRVVGDIDEGIVMSDKTTNFARHSMHFLKRTDAEPYIARGQMEELTG